A stretch of DNA from Temnothorax longispinosus isolate EJ_2023e chromosome 2, Tlon_JGU_v1, whole genome shotgun sequence:
TAGCGTTTGCGTTGATACCCGTCGAGCAAGAACATTTCTCTTTCGCCTCTTCTGCATTATACAGTTTGCtgtctttttttatcaatgtcGGATTGGTTAACGGTTGAGCATCACAAGGGATTATTTGCCCGGAATCTTCATCTACAGTCTTTGACTTCTGTGAGACAGATTCTATGGGAATATTATCGGTtaactttatttcttcatcTAGACTCTTTTGCGTAGCACCTTCCAGTTTTTGAACagttttacattttctctgtaaaacgtaatttattatgttaatgctctttatatatacattttccaaACATTTTTGTACCTTTAATTGCGTTATCATTCGTTGTACTTCCCACAATTGTTCCTCCCGAGATTTTGTTACAAAACCGGCATTCATCTGCATGTGAATTTGAGAAAGCAACGATTCTTGCTTGGATAGTTCCGCGGCTATACCCTCCACGGAATCTGGCAGATTGGTACTACCGGATGATAACGGTGGCACATATTTTGTCAATTGTATATTTGGGAACAAAGCCTTGCAGTGGAATAATAGGGCCAATAGCAATCTGTGACTCATTTGCAGAACCGGGCTTAACGTCATCGAGACCGTTTGTGCGTTCATTTTTGTTGTTTTCTCCTAGGgtaaaattcattgaaaatcaATTGGAATATTAATTGGAAAATTGttttgagaaaataatgtatcaaataatgtaaaaaattggtGCCGTTctacaatcaatttttatttttaataaaattagaaaggaattcaaaatttagattgaaaaatctttatctCTAGATCTATGATCTATCTCTAAAAAGATCTAAGTATTTTAAAGGTCTTCATCTGACTTTTGTATCAAATTAGTAACATTTTGAACGTACACGCGCCGTAACATTGTCCAAATGTAACGTAACCCATGCCAGAAGAATCCTGTTGCATTCCGGTAACTGCTGCGTCAGCTGGGCCAATTGAGCTTCGCGCTGCGCGACGTCCTTGGTCGATGCGGCCTGCTCGAAGCGCGATATCGTTTCGCTGTTCTCCAACACGGATTCTGGCAGCTCTCTACATCACCACAATGCGCACTTTTTCGTTTGATCTTAAAACACATGGTGAGAAAGAGGATAGAATTCGCAGGTATACAAACCTAAGAAAGAGTATCAATAAGCTCGTAGCTACCGTGGGTTCGAACTCGGATATATTCACCGGCTCCcgattattgtataattttttcaagtgcTGAATTTTTGACTTCACTCCGGGGACTTTGTACAGGCCCTCTACATTCATCCCATGCTCTTCCACGTAATCTATACAATCTCGCACTACCAAGGGTAATTTAACTCCGTCATGACAACAACTTCTTTCGACTGCCAGGTGAAGACTAACACCGAAAATCGGTTGTTCCTCTGAAGGATAGAATATGTACATATCCAAGAAGTGTTGAATAAGTCAAGatgtattaattgtatttgtaCGAATTACGATCTTACCGCCAATATCCAATCCTTCATGCTTTCCTTTCTTCCGATCCTTTAATTTCTGCTTGGATTTGTCTTTATCCTTGTCCTTCCGCTTTTCCTTATCTATATCCTTCTcatccttttctttcttctttttgtccTTTTCCTTCTCAGCGTCCTTTTCTTTCGCCTCCTTCTCCCTCGATTTCTCCCGTTTCTCCTTTTTAGATGGAAATTTAAAGGCTTTGGTCTTTTTTGATTTTGAAGGACTTCTGTATAATAATCGACATGTTAGTCTCAGTATTATATAAGTCACATATAAGACATTGAAAAAATCACCTTAAGAGCGATTTGCGATCAATTAATTCTTACTTtgcacatatataataaagattctCATGATAAAGTAAATGTTTACtgagcaaataaaaattagtataaacAACAGTATCAAgtcataaatatttgaaacaagtctgctttccatttacaaatcagaaatcaaactcttatatagtttatattttattggcAAGAAAAAGCTAATGCAGTACAAATGAGAAATATGGAACAATGGTGGATGAATGACGGTGAACGGTGGacattaattctaattatcgAGCATTAGTTAACAGCACAGCCTCATTCGTATGCCTCTGATAAATATCAGACGAAAGGATCCGTTAATCGTGCGTTACATTAGCACTTGTATGTTATTCGAGAGGTGTCAAATAACATCATGTAAAAGAGACGAAAATCGCATATGTTTCAACAGGAATATTACTTGGTCTCCTGATCTTCGTCTGGCGAGCTCTCACCCTCTAGGGTCGCGTAACCCCTGTCCTTCCTGTCCTTTTTGTCCTTACGCTTTCCACCGAGAAGCTCTTTCTTGGAATGCTTGTCGTGACTGCCTTCGTCACTAACTGTAGTACAAAAATCATCATAAATATCTCTATCAGTGAAATGACAGCGAGAAGCGTAAATATGTAACATCTGCGATTAGATTTTGACAGATGACAtaacctctctctctctctctctttcccgcacacgcacacacatgcaCCTACACGCGATATCTCATGTTTTGAAACGCAAATATAACGTAACGATAGCATTACGTACAATCGCTCTCATTACTTTTCCTCGCCGATTCGGACGCGTACAATCCGGGAAATTCCTTCTCAACGTCAGGACTCTCGAAGTCCATCCTCCTTTAATTTATGTGCATTTGGCACACAATTTGACACTTGTCCGTGTGTGCCAACATTGCCAACTCGAAATAGTCGAAATATCAATCTCGCTCGAGATATTTCGAGATGACAATGCTCGCGACTCTCGCGAGTCGATATCTCATGTTCTCGAATTGAACATTTGAACGTCGCGTCGTCTACAAAGTAGCGCgtcaagaaattaaataaactgttTACAATATACAAGACATCACAAATCGCTCAGTATATAAAAACACGCCAATTTGGACATGTTTGGTATATTGACGTTTtatgcattatatttatatatttctaaatatttataaacatatttagaCGAAGGAACTAAactaaatatttagatatattatatttgcgtGACTAATGTACATAATGTACATgcgaatataatatatctaaatatttagtTTAGTTCCTTCAtctaaatatgtttataaatattgtgttGGTACAGTGTTACTCATCATATGTtgatataagtataaaaaaaaaaatttgcaataaataaagtttctgCTTGCAATGTTCTCTGATGATCGAGTTGTCATTTGTGTCACTTTTTACCTGATTTATTCTTGTCTGATAATTCCTCTATTTTTGagagttaaaaattttgctacTCGAAATTTGAAGACTTAAAATTCTAGAAATTCTCGGAATTACAATTCTTGAAATTTCAGATAGCTCTCTCTTATTAGTCATCTTTTATCTGATTATATCTTCCTAATACTTCATCTTTTattcttcgaaattttaatcttacaattgtaattcttgaaatttttgaaattcaatTCTTGAAACTTTTAGTCATCACTTactgattatatattttttaatactttatacttcgcgaatgtaataattaaaaaattttataggtACTAGGTATACCAGTAGttacaaaatatcaattaatttttagtcaatcttgatatatttttatacaatattttacctACCGTAATTAATTGACGTGTAATTTATTAGCATTTTGTATTGTAATTATCGATATCAATTGccgacaaaaatttaaattctcaaaaatcgatatattaaGAAGAATGGAATCAAGTAAGAAGtatcgttaataaaaatatcaaaaattataattttaaaaaagtttctaaaaatttaagtttaaagaTTCGAGAGTTACAAAAGTgtcaaagattattattattttttaatgtgtgTGAGAGCTGATgttctacaaaaattaatcttgtgtttttttttctttcttcttcttcgtggCAACTAGAGTCGTATTCACGGAAAAACTTGAACTTGCCGAAATTCCATTTTGGttttaatgttacatttacatatagaGTATTGAACGTAATCTCTGAACACGCGTTGCATAACTTTGTTATCTTCTTCGCGCAGCTGAGGTGCAAATACAGATGCCTCATGGATGGAGCATGCACATTTCGTAATTGCTTATGTGGGTCACACGAGACTGGtttctttaagattttatattgtGCGCCTTCGGTATTTTCGCCTCGTTTAATCGGATGCCACACCTTGATCAATATATGATTCACCTAAATCGCCAtcggaattttttttcccaTCTAAACACTATAAAGAGATTCAAGCATTAGTTGTCGCGAATATAAATTGGAGTTCAACTTGGAAATGTTATTGTGTCATAATTTATgttctatatatacacacatttcttttatttcataaatttcttttctacATATTCTATAAgcattgttataatttaaatttatttgacattttctttttttgcattaaagtacttttattttattcgcaagatttaaaaaaataacggaaataaacgcaaaagtaaaataaaattagaatttttaaaatataatataaacttgaATAAAAACTATGAATATGCCCAAagttataaattgcaataattgtataaaaaattcatcaataatttcattgatattttaattgatacacTACAAAGTAACTAGCTTTAACGTTTTAACATTCAAACTTTACATATCAATCATAAGTATTGCAAATACATGTTTCTATAAATTACAATGATTGGCAACGCAAAGGAAAAACGTTAACGAGAATTCTTTGGCAAGAAGTTTGGTCATCGTCGTAATTGCAGCGGCATACGATGTTCTACAAGAATGTCAAAAGTGGTCGGCCttgccgatttttttttctttcacccAATTTTAATGCAGATGACCGCCGAAGATTCAATTCGATTTCAGTATTCGAACGACTTTCGCGGGATAAACCCGATTCTTTCAATCACccgttaatattataattttctattaaagtGCTAATTCGTGCTTTTGGAAAAACTGCGCCAAGCGAAACCACGTTTACACATGTATCGTAAACATTTCTTACTTGTTAAATCAGAAGAACATGCGATCGCGTAATTGTGAgtgtaataagaaatataccaGAGATTTGCATAatgaaaaaaacttaaaaagtATACTCATTAGCCAATATACATAATCcattaattcttatttcaagatcgttttaattaatatcttaagatatgCTAATacacggctctgtgattggtttatataacattttaagattgtacttaagacggtcttaaatataagatccgactGTAAATACCGGCCATTGTCAGGGTGTACGTACGTGGAACTTATGAAAAACACGCACGTGGAAAAAATTCTGCCAACACGTTACAACTACTCGAAAGCCTTCGGAGATTGCGTCTCGGTAAGAGTGAAAtcataattgaattaaatgaCCGACGATAAGTCGGTCGCATTATCGATTTCGAACCGTTATGAGAGTTCGGTGCGGCCGAACTATGAACCTGTCGCATGTTCTCAAATGTCGAGACGCGGAGTTCGGAATGCAGGAAAATGCGCGATCGTTCGTGAGCACCATATATTGTGTCAAGATTTAAAACTGCTGATTAACATTCGTTTCTCGCAACCTTATTTCGTATGACTCGCGTCGTGCTGCCCTGACCGTAAGATTCGTAAAAAGGACTTATTTGAATGCTGACGTAGACGACCCTGATGCTATGCAGATCTATGACTTTTTCCGATGCAACGTTAAGAGACACACCGCAGTTGATTGTTAACGTCGCATTACGGAGAACAAGATGCGATTAAGTGCCATATAGGACGTCACGAATAA
This window harbors:
- the Rlip gene encoding ralA-binding protein 1, whose amino-acid sequence is MDFESPDVEKEFPGLYASESARKSNESDFSDEGSHDKHSKKELLGGKRKDKKDRKDRGYATLEGESSPDEDQETKSPSKSKKTKAFKFPSKKEKREKSREKEAKEKDAEKEKDKKKKEKDEKDIDKEKRKDKDKDKSKQKLKDRKKGKHEGLDIGEEQPIFGVSLHLAVERSCCHDGVKLPLVVRDCIDYVEEHGMNVEGLYKVPGVKSKIQHLKKLYNNREPVNISEFEPTVATSLLILFLRELPESVLENSETISRFEQAASTKDVAQREAQLAQLTQQLPECNRILLAWVTLHLDNVTAREKTTKMNAQTVSMTLSPVLQMSHRLLLALLFHCKALFPNIQLTKYVPPLSSGSTNLPDSVEGIAAELSKQESLLSQIHMQMNAGFVTKSREEQLWEVQRMITQLKRKCKTVQKLEGATQKSLDEEIKLTDNIPIESVSQKSKTVDEDSGQIIPCDAQPLTNPTLIKKDSKLYNAEEAKEKCSCSTGINANATQNEQSVNAQEKDTVDFAVEIATVTPQEPESVTPNDKTNKPDEEDVIDKLRERLIHEELLNMQALLKSRINQERNEIRRLMEMLMECSTKEEKKKPKERTHSPNEAEMTAMIQLVKENQLLEKKMTTLIRSIIEEKDACVELRVQLAVHQLMAKT